In the genome of Candidatus Microbacterium phytovorans, one region contains:
- a CDS encoding cell division initiation protein: MPDLQTSPGDENSPFDDLIRAQEGGADATFTTAFRGYDKGEVESAIAELTTRLRVQGEELSQLKDRYRRAVASAKAQNQAQSQGSKRVEELEAELAVATAKASNAEEQVQTLTDELLGASGESANRRQFEEVLHVAEEQASLLIKNASVQADRLLAAANEEIQNRRKEAQADADAIIARAEHDAQQARVRIDTELTAHAAQLERERAHAAEKVAQAEQEAATIRTESEKGAAALRSLVARETEQARAEAEEAVRELRMRALEFEESLTRRQDDAQQEFLMLHNQAVAHAERITKDANDQVAASLEHSQRITAKADDFDRLMRAQASQIEADAHLKAREQLDRARVKAQKIIETVTAHSDSVLRDAEDRTRQLRWQQHQLTSFMSEVRELMRGEASGAAESLPVEETDADADSGADASDGAVPDGVAEAELDDAIESVTAVEQR, from the coding sequence ATGCCCGACCTGCAGACCTCTCCCGGCGACGAGAACTCGCCGTTCGACGACCTCATCCGCGCCCAGGAGGGCGGCGCCGATGCGACGTTCACGACGGCGTTCCGAGGGTACGACAAGGGCGAGGTCGAGTCGGCGATCGCGGAGCTGACGACCCGGCTGCGCGTGCAGGGCGAAGAGCTCTCGCAGCTGAAGGACCGTTACCGCCGCGCGGTCGCGTCGGCGAAGGCGCAGAACCAGGCGCAGTCGCAGGGCAGCAAGCGCGTGGAGGAGCTGGAGGCGGAGCTCGCCGTCGCCACCGCCAAGGCGTCCAACGCCGAGGAGCAGGTGCAGACCCTCACGGATGAGCTGCTGGGCGCGTCGGGCGAGTCGGCGAACCGCCGCCAGTTCGAGGAGGTGCTGCACGTCGCGGAGGAGCAGGCCAGCCTGCTCATCAAGAACGCGAGCGTGCAGGCCGACCGCCTGCTCGCGGCGGCCAACGAGGAGATCCAGAACCGTCGCAAGGAGGCGCAGGCCGACGCCGACGCGATCATCGCGCGCGCCGAGCACGACGCGCAGCAGGCGCGGGTGCGCATCGACACGGAGCTCACGGCGCACGCGGCGCAGTTGGAGCGGGAGCGCGCTCACGCCGCCGAGAAGGTCGCTCAGGCCGAGCAGGAGGCGGCGACCATCCGCACCGAGTCGGAGAAGGGCGCTGCCGCTCTGCGGTCGCTCGTCGCGCGCGAGACCGAGCAGGCCCGGGCCGAGGCCGAGGAGGCGGTCCGCGAGCTGAGGATGCGCGCGCTCGAGTTCGAGGAGTCGTTGACCCGACGGCAGGACGACGCGCAGCAGGAGTTCCTCATGCTGCACAACCAGGCCGTCGCCCACGCCGAGCGCATCACGAAGGATGCGAACGACCAGGTGGCCGCGTCGCTCGAGCACTCGCAGCGGATCACGGCGAAGGCCGACGACTTCGACCGTCTCATGCGCGCCCAGGCGTCGCAGATCGAGGCCGATGCCCACCTCAAGGCGCGGGAGCAGCTCGACCGCGCCCGCGTGAAGGCGCAGAAGATCATCGAGACCGTGACGGCCCACTCCGACTCGGTGCTCCGCGACGCCGAAGACCGCACGCGTCAGCTGCGGTGGCAGCAGCACCAGCTCACGAGCTTCATGTCGGAGGTGCGCGAGCTCATGCGGGGCGAGGCCTCCGGTGCCGCCGAGTCCCTCCCTGTCGAGGAGACGGATGCCGACGCCGACTCGGGCGCGGACGCCTCCGACGGGGCGGTGCCCGACGGGGTGGCCGAGGCGGAGCTCGACGATGCGATCGAGTCCGTCACGGCCGTCGAACAGCGCTGA
- a CDS encoding low specificity L-threonine aldolase produces the protein MTTLHDTTVRGFASDNYSGVHPEVLAAIAAANDGHQIAYGEDVYTARLQEVFVRHLGEGVEAFPVFNGTGANVVGLQSMLPRWGAVIAASTAHINVDEGGAPERVAGIKILNVPTDDGKLTPDLIDREAWGWGDEHRAQPLVVSITQSTELGTLYTPDEIRAIADHAHARGMRLHLDGARISNAAAALDVPLRAFTRDAGVDVMSFGGTKNGAMLGEAVVVLDPAASEGLLFLRKLNMQLSSKMRFVSAQLVALLEDDLYLRNARHANAMAARLRSSVEAGLADGSIRGVAFSQPTQANGVFATLPDGVADRLRESFRFYDWDAAKNEVRWMCSFDTSESDVDAFVAELGWLTTAG, from the coding sequence GTGACCACCCTCCACGACACGACCGTTCGCGGCTTCGCCAGCGACAACTACTCCGGCGTCCACCCCGAGGTGCTCGCGGCGATCGCCGCCGCCAATGACGGCCACCAGATCGCCTACGGCGAAGACGTCTACACGGCGCGACTGCAGGAGGTCTTCGTCCGCCATCTCGGCGAGGGCGTGGAGGCGTTCCCGGTGTTCAACGGCACGGGAGCCAACGTCGTCGGCCTCCAGTCGATGCTGCCCCGCTGGGGCGCGGTCATCGCGGCATCCACCGCGCACATCAACGTCGACGAGGGCGGCGCCCCCGAGCGGGTCGCGGGCATCAAGATCCTCAACGTCCCCACCGACGACGGCAAGCTGACGCCCGACCTCATCGATCGGGAGGCGTGGGGCTGGGGCGACGAGCACCGCGCGCAGCCGCTCGTCGTGTCGATCACGCAGTCCACCGAACTCGGCACCCTGTACACGCCCGACGAGATCCGGGCGATCGCCGACCACGCCCATGCCCGCGGCATGCGCCTCCACCTCGACGGCGCCCGCATCTCCAACGCCGCCGCCGCGCTCGACGTGCCGCTGCGGGCGTTCACGCGCGACGCCGGCGTCGACGTCATGAGCTTCGGCGGCACGAAGAACGGCGCCATGCTGGGAGAGGCCGTCGTCGTGCTCGACCCCGCGGCATCCGAGGGTCTGCTGTTCCTCCGCAAGCTCAACATGCAGCTCTCGAGCAAGATGCGCTTCGTCTCGGCGCAGCTGGTCGCGCTCCTCGAAGACGACCTGTACCTGCGCAACGCCCGCCACGCGAACGCCATGGCGGCGCGGCTGCGGTCGTCGGTGGAGGCGGGCCTGGCCGACGGATCGATCCGCGGGGTCGCCTTCAGCCAGCCGACGCAGGCCAACGGAGTGTTCGCGACGCTGCCCGACGGCGTCGCCGACCGGCTGCGCGAGAGCTTCCGCTTCTACGACTGGGATGCCGCGAAGAACGAGGTGCGCTGGATGTGCTCGTTCGACACGAGCGAGAGCGACGTCGACGCGTTCGTGGCCGAGCTCGGCTGGCTCACGACCGCCGGCTGA
- a CDS encoding MFS transporter, whose protein sequence is MRTFVHVLVNTAAANITTSFLWFALTFWVYLETKSVLATGIIGGAYMLLLAVFGMVFGTFVDRHRKHRVMILSGFVTLVAFLLAGGIYLSQTEATLLDLGAPWFWLFSGIILAGAVVENLRNIALSTTVTLLVPTERHANANGLVGTVQGLAFLVTSVFSGFAIGFLGMGWTLVIALVLTLAALIHLFLLKVPEDEPAREPGSKLVDFRGAAAAIRAVPGLFALILFSTFNNLVGGVYMALMDPYGLTLFPVEWWGVVLAVSSTGFLIGGGIIAAKGLGKNPIRTMLLLVVVMGLLGSLFTIREWWWLYALGIWLYMMLIPAIEAAEQTVVQKVVPFERQGRVFGAATAIEVSAAPITSFLIAPIAEFWIIPYMNTDAGQRTWGWLLGEGEARGIALVFFFSGLIMVVFAVLAFATKSYRTLSAGYREAPETTVAAGEAAGAPEAGSEAGSEAGAGAAADAPPIPPASSAQVRGGVADQGAAPRD, encoded by the coding sequence ATGCGCACTTTCGTGCACGTGCTGGTCAACACGGCTGCGGCCAACATCACCACGAGCTTCCTGTGGTTCGCGCTCACCTTCTGGGTCTACCTGGAGACGAAGTCGGTCCTCGCGACCGGCATCATCGGCGGCGCGTACATGCTGCTCCTCGCGGTCTTCGGCATGGTATTCGGCACGTTCGTCGACCGGCACCGTAAGCACCGCGTCATGATCCTGTCGGGATTCGTGACCCTCGTCGCCTTCCTCCTGGCGGGCGGCATCTATCTGTCTCAGACCGAGGCGACCCTGCTCGATCTGGGCGCTCCGTGGTTCTGGCTCTTCTCGGGCATCATCCTCGCGGGGGCCGTCGTCGAGAACCTCCGCAACATCGCCCTGTCCACGACGGTCACCCTCCTCGTGCCGACCGAGCGCCATGCCAACGCCAACGGCCTCGTGGGCACCGTGCAGGGGCTCGCCTTCCTGGTGACGAGCGTGTTCTCGGGGTTCGCGATCGGCTTCCTCGGCATGGGCTGGACCCTCGTGATCGCGCTCGTCCTCACCCTCGCGGCGCTGATCCACCTGTTCCTGCTGAAGGTTCCCGAAGACGAACCCGCGCGCGAGCCGGGTTCCAAGCTCGTCGACTTCCGGGGTGCCGCGGCGGCCATCCGGGCCGTCCCGGGGCTGTTCGCGCTCATCCTGTTCTCGACCTTCAACAATCTGGTCGGCGGCGTCTACATGGCGCTCATGGACCCCTACGGCCTCACGCTCTTCCCCGTCGAATGGTGGGGCGTCGTGCTCGCCGTCTCGTCGACGGGCTTCCTGATCGGTGGCGGCATCATCGCCGCCAAGGGCCTCGGCAAGAACCCGATCCGTACGATGCTCTTGCTGGTCGTCGTCATGGGGCTGCTCGGATCGCTCTTCACGATCCGCGAGTGGTGGTGGCTGTATGCCCTCGGCATCTGGCTCTACATGATGCTGATCCCGGCGATTGAGGCGGCGGAGCAGACGGTCGTGCAGAAGGTGGTGCCGTTCGAGCGGCAGGGGCGCGTGTTCGGGGCGGCCACGGCGATCGAGGTGTCCGCGGCGCCGATCACCTCGTTCCTCATCGCGCCGATCGCCGAGTTCTGGATCATCCCGTACATGAACACGGATGCCGGTCAGCGCACGTGGGGGTGGCTGCTCGGCGAGGGCGAGGCGCGGGGGATCGCGCTCGTGTTCTTCTTCTCCGGCCTCATCATGGTTGTCTTCGCGGTGCTCGCCTTCGCGACGAAGTCCTACCGCACGCTGTCTGCGGGCTATCGGGAAGCACCGGAGACGACCGTCGCCGCCGGTGAAGCTGCGGGCGCGCCGGAAGCCGGTTCCGAAGCGGGTTCCGAAGCCGGTGCCGGTGCCGCGGCGGACGCGCCGCCGATCCCGCCGGCCTCGTCCGCGCAGGTGCGCGGCGGCGTGGCCGATCAGGGAGCGGCGCCCCGCGACTGA
- a CDS encoding SDR family NAD(P)-dependent oxidoreductase, whose product MPDETVTSQTRDVGGRLVLVAGATSDSGEAATRALVGAGARVVAVGRDEERLAPLARLGARTAVCDLTDEHAVAALAAQLAATGGHVDGILHLVGGWRGGGGVAGQTDDDYRFLEQSLTAWRHTSRAFWGDLLASSAARIAVVSSTAVARPLAGGANYAAVKAATEAWTRALAQGFAKTARDASEPLRAAAVVFRVKSLAGREADLAAAFVDLWDAQADAVNDTVITLAD is encoded by the coding sequence ATGCCTGACGAGACGGTCACGTCTCAGACGCGGGACGTCGGGGGCCGCCTCGTGCTCGTGGCGGGGGCGACGAGCGACAGCGGGGAAGCGGCGACGCGTGCGCTGGTGGGGGCCGGCGCACGCGTGGTCGCCGTGGGGCGCGATGAGGAGCGCCTCGCGCCGCTGGCGCGACTCGGCGCTCGGACCGCGGTGTGCGATCTCACCGACGAGCATGCCGTCGCCGCGCTGGCGGCCCAGCTGGCGGCGACGGGCGGGCACGTCGACGGCATCCTGCACCTCGTCGGCGGCTGGCGCGGCGGTGGCGGCGTCGCCGGGCAGACCGACGACGACTACCGCTTCCTCGAGCAGTCGCTGACCGCGTGGCGGCACACGTCGCGAGCCTTCTGGGGCGACCTGCTCGCTTCGTCGGCCGCGAGGATCGCCGTCGTGTCGTCGACGGCGGTGGCGCGGCCCCTCGCCGGAGGCGCGAACTACGCGGCCGTCAAGGCGGCCACCGAAGCGTGGACGCGCGCGCTCGCGCAGGGCTTCGCCAAGACCGCACGGGATGCCAGTGAGCCGCTGCGCGCTGCCGCCGTCGTCTTCCGCGTGAAGAGTCTGGCCGGAAGAGAGGCCGATCTCGCGGCGGCGTTCGTGGACCTGTGGGATGCGCAGGCGGATGCCGTGAACGACACGGTCATCACTCTCGCCGACTGA
- a CDS encoding DUF6421 family protein: protein MSLTAPARKVVIGEPEVVEDGRAIPEQPAWLALKDAATALQELQAQDGSVPEADAHEEARAYVETIVLAIRALAPLFPHDAEYLAASVHDFQRWVDGGFGVPDFLDSLTAFQPQQHRVDGLTHLVVFPMYTQNGSRNRYVEAVLVEVIWPEFIAELENTYTNKLFVSLRLLDFTPGYDTNSAVLFPETVAMREIPTFTWGAIFQDREAARYRRVVRAASEITKLDLPDDAARMLDDQALTEKTFVMWDIIHDRTHMRGDLPFDPFMIKQRMPYFLYSLEELRCDLTAFRECVAIEQELRARTELSDVEAETLEHAKLVQYAVIFDRIFRFSITGTRVRNYDGLGGQLLFAWLHQRGVLHWTDTALAFDWDDVPAAVVALGDAIDELYWKSIDRPKVAHWLAAYDLVRQTVTPHPASVWNRGLPDEVLAGAPKGYTDAVLDDEFPLSMFFEALEKKMRDVIASTSGITGADA, encoded by the coding sequence ATGTCCCTGACCGCACCCGCCCGCAAGGTCGTCATCGGAGAACCGGAGGTCGTCGAGGACGGCCGTGCGATCCCCGAGCAGCCGGCGTGGCTCGCCCTGAAGGATGCCGCGACCGCTCTCCAGGAGCTGCAGGCGCAGGACGGCTCCGTCCCCGAGGCCGACGCGCACGAGGAGGCGCGCGCCTACGTCGAGACGATCGTCCTCGCCATCCGCGCGCTCGCCCCGCTGTTCCCGCACGACGCGGAGTACCTCGCGGCGAGCGTCCATGATTTCCAGCGCTGGGTCGACGGCGGGTTCGGCGTGCCCGACTTCCTCGACTCGCTCACCGCGTTCCAGCCGCAGCAGCATCGGGTCGACGGGCTCACGCACCTCGTGGTGTTCCCGATGTACACGCAGAACGGTTCCCGCAACCGCTACGTCGAAGCGGTGCTGGTCGAGGTGATCTGGCCGGAGTTCATCGCGGAGTTGGAGAACACCTACACGAACAAGCTCTTCGTCTCGCTCCGGCTCCTCGACTTCACGCCCGGTTACGACACGAACTCCGCCGTCCTGTTCCCCGAGACGGTCGCCATGCGCGAGATCCCGACCTTCACCTGGGGCGCGATCTTCCAGGACCGCGAGGCCGCCCGCTACCGGCGCGTGGTGCGCGCGGCATCCGAGATCACGAAGCTCGACCTGCCCGACGACGCCGCGCGGATGCTCGACGACCAGGCGCTCACCGAGAAGACCTTCGTGATGTGGGACATCATCCACGACCGCACCCACATGCGCGGCGACCTGCCCTTCGACCCCTTCATGATCAAGCAGCGGATGCCGTACTTCCTCTACTCCCTGGAGGAGCTGCGCTGCGATCTCACCGCCTTCCGCGAGTGCGTCGCGATCGAGCAGGAGCTGCGTGCGCGTACGGAGCTGTCGGACGTGGAGGCCGAGACGCTCGAGCACGCGAAGCTCGTGCAGTACGCCGTCATCTTCGATCGGATCTTCCGGTTCTCGATCACCGGCACCCGGGTGCGCAACTACGACGGCCTCGGCGGGCAGCTGCTCTTCGCGTGGCTGCACCAGCGCGGCGTGCTCCACTGGACCGACACGGCCCTCGCCTTCGACTGGGATGACGTGCCCGCCGCGGTCGTCGCCCTCGGCGACGCGATCGACGAGCTGTACTGGAAGTCGATCGACCGCCCGAAGGTCGCGCATTGGCTCGCCGCCTATGACCTGGTGCGGCAGACCGTGACACCCCATCCCGCCTCGGTGTGGAACCGCGGGCTCCCCGACGAGGTGCTCGCCGGCGCTCCGAAGGGGTACACCGACGCGGTGCTGGACGACGAGTTCCCGCTGTCGATGTTCTTCGAGGCGTTGGAGAAGAAGATGCGTGACGTGATCGCGTCGACGTCGGGGATCACCGGCGCCGATGCCTGA
- a CDS encoding Lrp/AsnC family transcriptional regulator, producing MTLTNVDAGIVRALSRDGRATLSQLSAAVGLSVSAVQARLKRLEADGTIAGYRATINPEAVGKPLAAFIEITPLDPAQPDNAPEMLAHLDEIEACHSVAGVAAYMLFVRVATPRALEELIRDIRAAASVSTRTTVVLQTFFEGRPLHPART from the coding sequence ATGACCCTCACAAATGTCGATGCGGGAATCGTTCGCGCCCTCTCTCGCGACGGGCGGGCGACCCTCTCCCAGTTGTCGGCCGCTGTCGGCCTGTCCGTCTCCGCCGTCCAGGCGAGGCTCAAGCGACTCGAAGCGGACGGCACCATCGCGGGCTACCGCGCCACGATCAACCCCGAGGCGGTGGGCAAGCCTCTCGCCGCCTTCATCGAGATCACGCCGCTCGACCCCGCCCAGCCCGACAACGCCCCCGAGATGCTCGCGCACCTCGACGAGATCGAGGCGTGCCACTCGGTGGCCGGCGTCGCGGCTTACATGCTCTTCGTCCGGGTCGCCACGCCGCGCGCCCTGGAAGAGCTGATCCGCGACATCCGCGCGGCCGCGTCAGTCAGCACCCGCACAACCGTCGTGCTGCAGACGTTCTTCGAGGGGCGCCCCCTCCACCCCGCTCGCACCTGA
- a CDS encoding histidine kinase, with the protein MFRPLERYQLTVDIVVAVLFFLGTVLFTVLPYGYWNGVDTTASVVAAVVLTAGFSVALGIRRWSPPLALTLAWVLALVQMSFGLPPLPANVAIFGILYVTAAYGTRTLFWVGFASAVVGAVAITAYLIVPPLIRGGWSLMGAIEANLIVGITVFFSAALALLLSWTVGALVRTALRARENRRAQERAEAETVVEAERNRIARDMHDVVAHSLAVVIAQADGARYAAARNPDAATDALAAISGAARSALADVRMLLTQLRHSEGPGPQPTLADLEQLYAHVRAAGVDLRVDVDPAPVAEPPAAAQLAVYRILQEALTNALRHGAGGAVDVGLSWHPDRVRLIVRNPASAGSAPGDGRGHGLIGMRERAQLVGGTFEAGLDGDVFTVRATVPIGAAA; encoded by the coding sequence GTGTTCCGTCCCCTCGAGCGATACCAGCTGACCGTCGACATCGTCGTGGCCGTGCTGTTCTTCCTCGGCACGGTCCTGTTCACCGTCCTGCCCTACGGTTATTGGAACGGCGTCGACACGACCGCGAGCGTCGTGGCGGCCGTCGTGCTCACGGCCGGATTCTCGGTGGCACTCGGCATCCGGCGGTGGTCGCCGCCGCTCGCCCTCACTCTCGCGTGGGTGCTCGCGCTCGTGCAGATGAGCTTCGGGCTCCCGCCGCTTCCGGCCAACGTCGCGATCTTCGGCATCCTGTACGTCACCGCCGCCTACGGCACGCGCACGCTGTTCTGGGTCGGATTCGCCTCCGCGGTCGTCGGGGCGGTCGCGATCACCGCCTACCTGATCGTCCCGCCGCTCATCCGCGGCGGATGGAGCCTCATGGGCGCCATCGAGGCGAATCTCATCGTCGGGATCACCGTCTTCTTCAGTGCCGCGCTCGCCCTGCTCCTGTCCTGGACCGTCGGTGCGCTGGTGAGGACGGCGCTGCGCGCACGCGAGAACCGACGCGCCCAGGAGAGGGCTGAAGCGGAGACCGTGGTCGAGGCGGAGCGCAACCGCATCGCCCGCGACATGCACGACGTCGTCGCCCACTCGCTCGCCGTCGTGATCGCGCAGGCCGACGGCGCCCGCTACGCCGCCGCCCGCAATCCCGACGCCGCGACCGACGCGCTCGCCGCCATCTCCGGGGCCGCCCGCTCCGCCCTCGCCGACGTTCGCATGCTGCTGACGCAGTTGCGCCACAGCGAAGGACCGGGCCCGCAGCCGACCCTCGCCGATCTCGAGCAGCTCTACGCGCACGTCCGCGCCGCCGGGGTAGATCTGCGGGTCGACGTGGACCCCGCCCCTGTCGCCGAGCCGCCGGCCGCGGCCCAACTGGCGGTGTACCGGATCCTGCAGGAGGCTCTCACCAACGCCCTCCGACACGGCGCGGGAGGTGCCGTCGACGTCGGGCTGTCGTGGCATCCTGACCGCGTGCGCCTGATCGTCCGCAACCCCGCCTCCGCCGGCTCGGCCCCCGGCGACGGGCGCGGGCACGGCCTCATCGGCATGCGGGAGCGCGCGCAGCTCGTGGGCGGCACGTTCGAGGCGGGACTCGACGGCGACGTCTTCACCGTGCGCGCCACCGTCCCGATCGGGGCTGCGGCATGA
- a CDS encoding response regulator transcription factor gives MSAPIRVVLVDDQALFRAGIRMVIDSQPDLQVVGEAGDGAEAVRVVRAQRPDVVLMDIRMPLMDGLAATAELLADPSFGDEPPRVVMLTTFDLDEAAARAIRQGASGFLLKDADPEFLLAAIRTVHAGSSVIAAAATRELFAHFGDTVQAPPPAFAALTDREREIFALAARGLSNAEIAAREFLSEATVKTHISRILTKLGLRDRVQLVVFAFEHGLA, from the coding sequence ATGAGCGCCCCGATCCGTGTCGTCCTCGTCGACGACCAGGCCCTGTTCCGTGCCGGCATCCGCATGGTCATCGACTCACAGCCCGACCTGCAGGTCGTCGGAGAAGCCGGCGACGGCGCCGAAGCCGTCCGCGTCGTGCGGGCGCAGCGCCCCGATGTCGTGCTGATGGACATCCGGATGCCGCTGATGGACGGCCTCGCCGCCACCGCGGAGCTGCTGGCAGACCCGTCCTTCGGCGACGAGCCGCCGCGCGTCGTGATGCTGACGACGTTCGACCTCGACGAAGCGGCGGCGCGCGCCATCCGGCAGGGCGCGAGCGGATTCCTCCTGAAGGATGCCGACCCCGAGTTCCTGCTCGCGGCGATCCGCACCGTCCACGCCGGGTCTTCCGTCATCGCCGCCGCGGCCACGCGGGAGCTGTTCGCGCACTTCGGCGACACCGTGCAGGCTCCCCCGCCCGCGTTCGCCGCGCTCACCGACCGCGAGCGGGAGATCTTCGCGCTCGCCGCGCGCGGGCTGTCCAACGCCGAGATCGCGGCGCGCGAGTTCCTCTCGGAAGCGACCGTGAAGACCCACATCAGCCGCATCCTCACCAAGCTCGGTCTCCGTGACCGCGTGCAGCTCGTGGTGTTCGCCTTCGAGCACGGGCTCGCCTGA
- a CDS encoding ABC transporter ATP-binding protein, whose protein sequence is MEITTTDLGLAARVQNLTKSFGAGESGVRALDAVTVGIRRGEFTAVMGPSGSGKSTLMHIMAGLDAPTSGRAWIGDTDITGLSDLELTILRRRRVGFVFQAFNLVPTLDAIGNIMLPFDLDGRRPSALERARIDGLVETLGLGPRLRHRPHQLSGGQQQRVAIARALATAPDLVFADEPTGNLDSRSSREVLALLAAASREHGQSIAMVTHDPVAASYADRVVFLGDGRVVADKPRQTAEQISAHMLAAEVTA, encoded by the coding sequence ATGGAGATCACGACCACAGACCTGGGCCTCGCGGCGCGAGTGCAGAACCTCACCAAGAGCTTCGGAGCAGGCGAGAGCGGCGTCCGCGCCCTCGACGCCGTCACCGTCGGCATCCGCCGCGGCGAGTTCACCGCCGTCATGGGACCGTCCGGCTCGGGCAAGTCCACGCTCATGCACATCATGGCGGGCCTCGACGCGCCGACGTCGGGCCGTGCCTGGATCGGCGACACCGACATCACGGGGCTCTCCGACCTGGAGCTCACGATCCTCCGACGGCGCCGCGTCGGCTTCGTCTTCCAGGCGTTCAACCTCGTGCCCACCCTCGACGCGATCGGCAACATCATGCTCCCGTTCGACCTCGACGGGCGCCGCCCCTCGGCGCTGGAGCGCGCGCGCATCGACGGGCTCGTGGAGACCCTCGGGCTCGGGCCCCGCCTGCGGCACCGCCCGCACCAGCTGTCCGGCGGTCAGCAGCAGCGCGTCGCGATCGCCCGCGCCCTCGCCACGGCCCCCGACCTCGTCTTCGCCGACGAGCCCACCGGCAACCTCGACTCGCGCTCGAGCCGCGAGGTGCTCGCCCTCCTCGCGGCCGCCAGCCGCGAACACGGCCAGTCCATCGCGATGGTCACGCACGACCCGGTCGCCGCGTCGTACGCCGACCGCGTCGTGTTCCTCGGCGACGGACGCGTCGTCGCCGACAAGCCTCGACAGACCGCCGAGCAGATCTCGGCCCACATGCTCGCCGCCGAGGTGACGGCATGA
- a CDS encoding FtsX-like permease family protein → MTAVAERMPMTASVARGAGRLAWLRERGMGATILVAAISTAFGVALISATGYIGAAMLATPTYGTSDTLAVVVGILGMLLLAVAVYVAAIVTANTFATIVAGRTRRIALLRLIGASARSQRTEIASQGFIVGAIGAVTGLVLGTAATAVAIPILGRALGGDVAYDVLQPTLVLPAVAVTLTTWAAAWAGSRRVLTVTPLQALGGSVEQTHEDVSAHRGRNAVTVVLGALGILLLVGGLLLGLLSPLGVVVAFFGGLFSFTALTLAAAVIMPPLLRLTGRLFGRSATARLAAENALRYPERSSRMAIGVVMGVALVTMFAVAAESAKALITASSGGEPDLYFSQMVDSFAGVMMALVAVSAVIAAVGLVNLLTIGVVQRRRELGLLRALGLTARQVRSMVLLEATHVTVTALAFGLVLGTAYGWVAAQSVLGSVPMPPLWQAPTLVLPAVPVGPTLVVVAATAVLTLIAAVVPTRLATRATPVEVLAE, encoded by the coding sequence ATGACCGCGGTCGCGGAACGGATGCCGATGACGGCATCCGTCGCGCGGGGTGCGGGTCGACTGGCGTGGCTGCGTGAACGCGGGATGGGGGCGACGATCCTCGTCGCGGCCATCTCGACGGCCTTCGGCGTCGCGCTCATCAGCGCGACCGGCTACATCGGTGCGGCCATGCTCGCCACCCCGACGTACGGCACGTCCGACACGCTCGCGGTGGTCGTCGGCATCCTGGGGATGCTGCTACTGGCCGTCGCCGTGTACGTCGCGGCGATCGTCACCGCCAACACGTTCGCGACGATCGTCGCCGGGCGCACCCGGCGGATCGCCCTGCTGCGGCTCATCGGTGCTTCGGCGCGGTCGCAGCGCACGGAGATCGCGTCGCAGGGGTTCATCGTGGGAGCGATCGGCGCGGTGACGGGACTGGTGCTCGGTACGGCGGCGACCGCCGTCGCGATCCCGATCCTCGGCCGTGCGCTCGGCGGCGATGTCGCCTACGACGTCCTCCAGCCGACCCTCGTCCTACCCGCGGTCGCGGTGACCCTGACCACCTGGGCGGCGGCGTGGGCGGGCTCGCGGCGCGTCCTCACCGTGACCCCGCTCCAGGCGCTCGGCGGGTCGGTGGAGCAGACGCACGAGGACGTCTCGGCGCACCGAGGCCGCAACGCGGTCACCGTCGTGCTCGGTGCCCTCGGCATCCTGCTGCTCGTGGGCGGACTGCTGCTGGGGCTGCTGAGCCCCCTCGGCGTCGTGGTCGCCTTCTTCGGCGGGCTGTTCTCCTTCACGGCGCTCACGCTGGCGGCGGCGGTCATCATGCCCCCGCTCCTGCGCCTGACGGGACGGCTGTTCGGTCGCTCGGCGACGGCGAGACTCGCGGCCGAGAACGCCCTCCGCTACCCGGAGCGGTCGAGCCGCATGGCGATCGGCGTCGTCATGGGCGTCGCGCTCGTGACGATGTTCGCGGTGGCGGCGGAGTCGGCGAAGGCGCTCATCACGGCATCCAGCGGGGGAGAGCCCGACCTCTACTTCTCACAGATGGTCGACTCGTTCGCGGGGGTGATGATGGCCCTTGTCGCCGTGAGTGCCGTCATCGCCGCGGTCGGGCTCGTGAACCTGCTCACGATCGGCGTCGTGCAGCGGCGTCGGGAACTCGGACTCCTCCGGGCCCTCGGGCTGACGGCCCGTCAGGTGCGCAGCATGGTGCTCCTCGAGGCGACGCACGTGACGGTGACGGCGCTCGCCTTCGGGCTCGTGCTGGGCACGGCCTACGGGTGGGTGGCGGCGCAGTCGGTGCTCGGGTCGGTGCCGATGCCGCCGCTGTGGCAGGCGCCCACGCTCGTGCTGCCGGCCGTGCCGGTCGGGCCGACGCTCGTGGTCGTCGCGGCCACCGCGGTGCTGACCCTCATCGCGGCCGTCGTGCCGACGCGGCTCGCGACCCGCGCGACCCCCGTCGAGGTGCTCGCCGAGTAG